The Primulina tabacum isolate GXHZ01 chromosome 10, ASM2559414v2, whole genome shotgun sequence region acattgaaaattgtAATATAGTACAGAAATATAGGTCTCGTTATTTAAATTACATTAATAGCTAATTAATTAGTCCATGAGTACTGGTTAATGTACTAATCAAGATATTTGAATAAATTATAaatgtaattaattaaagtatttGGATAAGTATAGAAATCTAATGAGCGACTGGCATCGACAACACATCCCGTTATCCGATTGATTTGTTTTCATTCATGTCAGATTAGTTATAAATCATCGATGTTACAACGTTATTTGTATATGAAGTAGGTCTGAtgatttcacgaatctttatctgtgagatgagtcaatcacaccgatattcacaataaaaagtaatactcttagcataaaaaataatacttttgcatggatgacccaaataagagactcgtctcacaaaatacgactcgtgagaccgtctcgtaTAGGTTTTTGTCTAGTATATGAATGTGAGAATAAAATCGAAGAATTGAATATTATCTTTAgttttttatgtatatttttgttattaattattttgaatTGATTTATTCCAAACTCAAAATTGGAACCGACTGAGACTTGAGCTTTACTTGAATTATTGTTCTATTGCAATTTGTTTGATGATTCTATCCCAGGTATTACTGTTAAGGAATGAATGGGTCGACTTACGATTTATTTATCGAATGATAAATTAAGCCAATGAAGcaaaattaatttaatgcatGCAACAAAATAACGCACAAACAACCTTTGATAAATCAAACAACAGAAGCAATTTCTCTTAAGCAGACACACTTACATATCATACTACTTGCTACATGGCTCGACGAAATCGAAATcgagaactcgtctttgacttTTACATAATTATGCACATAACAGAGTCAGGAACATCAAATACATTTACATGACATGAGCACTCAAGATTTGATACACCAATCTCACTCGAATAACTCGTCATCTTCCATCTCATCATCGCTCATGTTTTCTCTTCCCAGAAGCCACTGCTCCAGTTCATCAACTTCTTCCATGTCTTGAAAAAATGTGTCGTCCAAGTCATCCCATTGGTCCGCACCTAGCTCCTCCCCACGACAAGAAATGGCCAgatatggtctgcttcttgctaGAGCATCCACCAAATCCCTGTTCACAGAGCCAGTCACACCCAACCATCTTAATCTTGGAAAATATGGTTTCTTAAACCAACGAAATGCGAGTTGAGTGATTCCCCCACAGTTATAGAGATCCAATAGCTTCAAGGTACTCCCACGCCACACGTTTTCATCAACTTGCATTGAGGCTAATGCCATGACAGAAGTGTCTCCAATGAGGGGGCATTGTCTCATTCGTAGTTGGGATATTGGAATTCGAGATTTTGCCAGAATAAGTACAGCAGTATCAGACAGGTTGGGAAGATTCGAAAGGTCCAATTCTCTTAGTTCCTGGTTTGAATTACTGTCGAATAAGTACGAAACACATCGGTCTGTAAGTTTCTTACAACCTCTTACAGACAACGAGATGAGACTATTAATCACCCCCCTACTTAGGTGGGAAATTCCCACGTCACTTATGTTACAGCCATCCAGCAGAAGTGTTTTCAACTTAGGAAGTTCATTGATAGCTCGAAGGGATTCATCTCCGAGGTTTCTACAATCTCTCATATCAAGCACACAGAGATCTTTATTAGTAGTCAAGCATGCAACAGCCAAATTTGTTATGAGATTACACCACCTTAGGCTAACATACTTCAGTGAAAGGGAAGTTGCCCTTATGTCATGAAAAACCAGGTCGGTCAGATGGGTCCCATGAAAAACCTTGAGGTTGTATAACTTAGAGCACGAGTGTAAAATTGTCTTATATCCTGAATCAGTCACCTGGCAGAACCCACCCAGACAGATACTTTCCATGGCCGAGCATTTGTCAGCCATGAGAAGGATCCCAAGATCATTGACTCGCTTGAAGTATGTAGGAGCAATCTCCTGGCTTCTTACCAAAGAAAGGTGTTTCAACCTTCCACGTTCATTAATTTGTTGAAGGCCAGAGTTTGTAAGATCAAACGCCATCCTTGGTTCCATTATAGGTGAATCTCGAAGGTCTAGATAGGTCAATGAAGTAAGATATCTAGATATTGTGTTGATCATGGTGTCGGTTATATAGTCCACACCAAGACATAGCTTCTGTACATTTGGCAATATGGAGGGCTGAATCTGATTAGCTGATTGATGGAGGCCCACAGTAGGGCTAAGCAGTTCTGTCACCATTACTGAAGAAATGTAACCAATTTCAAGCGAAATAAGCTTTTCAGAGGCTAGGATCCAGACACGAGCAAAATTATAACGCAGAAATATAGAGACATCGAACATCAGGATCAGAGCCTACAAAGAACAATTAGCAAATTTGGATTAGCAAAATGATTGATATAGAATATTGAGATTTAATTGAATCAGCTTAAATTAGGAACAATTGGCAAGCATGTTTCTCACctttataattaaatttggcACACAAATCCCAACTATAACTACATTCTGATCCCAAATTTGAACGCTCTAACAAATTTGcaactaaataaaaaaaaactccaGGCTCATATTTCTGCCCCGATGATAATtattcaaat contains the following coding sequences:
- the LOC142504784 gene encoding F-box/LRR-repeat protein 10 isoform X2, with the protein product MFDVSIFLRYNFARVWILASEKLISLEIGYISSVMVTELLSPTVGLHQSANQIQPSILPNVQKLCLGVDYITDTMINTISRYLTSLTYLDLRDSPIMEPRMAFDLTNSGLQQINERGRLKHLSLVRSQEIAPTYFKRVNDLGILLMADKCSAMESICLGGFCQVTDSGYKTILHSCSKLYNLKVFHGTHLTDLVFHDIRATSLSLKYVSLRWCNLITNLAVACLTTNKDLCVLDMRDCRNLGDESLRAINELPKLKTLLLDGCNISDVGISHLSRGVINSLISLSVRGCKKLTDRCVSYLFDSNSNQELRELDLSNLPNLSDTAVLILAKSRIPISQLRMRQCPLIGDTSVMALASMQVDENVWRGSTLKLLDLYNCGGITQLAFRWFKKPYFPRLRWLGVTGSVNRDLVDALARSRPYLAISCRGEELGADQWDDLDDTFFQDMEEVDELEQWLLGRENMSDDEMEDDELFE
- the LOC142504784 gene encoding F-box/LRR-repeat protein 10 isoform X1, whose product is MASPTQDPESMNPGLEQLPSALLATIMTKLDVPSIQSLASTCNTFRSCAAHILSFLPNFHLLDIAPSMDLLSPLLRLNNPYLRSLKVDCTRLDDSSLNFLARPSLQELCLRNCADFSGKLLSELGRHCKDLRFLYLSSVAEKRGRSVDVSHLEELLSGCAQLEALILMFDVSIFLRYNFARVWILASEKLISLEIGYISSVMVTELLSPTVGLHQSANQIQPSILPNVQKLCLGVDYITDTMINTISRYLTSLTYLDLRDSPIMEPRMAFDLTNSGLQQINERGRLKHLSLVRSQEIAPTYFKRVNDLGILLMADKCSAMESICLGGFCQVTDSGYKTILHSCSKLYNLKVFHGTHLTDLVFHDIRATSLSLKYVSLRWCNLITNLAVACLTTNKDLCVLDMRDCRNLGDESLRAINELPKLKTLLLDGCNISDVGISHLSRGVINSLISLSVRGCKKLTDRCVSYLFDSNSNQELRELDLSNLPNLSDTAVLILAKSRIPISQLRMRQCPLIGDTSVMALASMQVDENVWRGSTLKLLDLYNCGGITQLAFRWFKKPYFPRLRWLGVTGSVNRDLVDALARSRPYLAISCRGEELGADQWDDLDDTFFQDMEEVDELEQWLLGRENMSDDEMEDDELFE